From the Candidozyma auris chromosome 2, complete sequence genome, the window ACCTCAATCTGAGTTTTACCACTAgagatgttgatgatgcaACGAAGGAAGAGCACAACTATGGCAAAGAAGACGAATCCGTCTAccaaaagaagcacaatCACCGCAGCAAGCTCTGATCTATCAATCAAGTACGCAGGCAAATCACGGTCCTCGTAGAACTCATACGCTCTCAAGGAGAGCTCATATAACGTGTAGCCCGTACCCACAAGCACCATAATCAAAAACCTCATAAAGTGGGGCAAGTTGCCATGCCCAACACAATTGTTTGTCCATGGACAATGGTGATCCATTGCCAACACACAAGTCTTGCACTGCTTGCAATGATGGGTTCTAGGAGGCTTGTACAAGTTGCACTTGTTGCACCACACTTTCCACTGGTTCTTCTGTGGTTTATAGTTCTTGGGAGGCAGGCCAGGAGGAGTAAGAATAGCAAACAAGTACGAAATGCCCACAAGTATCATAAGACCTAAGTAGCCTAGCTGGCTCTCAGGAGACATATGATGTCtaaagataaagaagaggGAGCCTAACCCTATGCCCAGGATTAGAAGCGAGGGAATCTGAAGTTAGTGGACACCTTAACGGATCAGGCTGTATAATTAACATACGACTATGCCGACCCATGGCGATGAAAACTGCCACATGGTGGTGAATCAGAAAGAACAGTGAATATTGTAGAGAAGTGAAAAGCACGCGTAGGGTACCGGTCTGATGGGACTGCGGGGTGAGAGCTCTAAGAATTGTGGGATTAAGAGCTGTAGAACTCGTTAAGAAGGGTTATCTTAGAAGAAATTGTCCGAAAGTTTATTTTATTAAATTTCGAGCCAGCTAGTTTTAGAACTCTGCCTCAAGTGTTTGTGCGGAAAGTAATGGGAGATGCGGTAGGGGCTCACCCTTCAGCTGCCGCTGCAATGATATAAAAAGTCAGTGTACCGTTTAGATGGTATCATCTAATTTACCCTTGATATAAAGCAGTATATAGGTTGCATTGTTATTTTCAGTGAAGAAAGTTGTATAAACGAGACCTGGTcgatttgcagccattttgcaatcaGTAGCATGTACCACCAGCTACACTTCAATGAATACAGAGAAAAGATACGAGCTCAGATTATTCATACTCAAAAATGGAACCGTCGAATTAAAAGCTGATATCTCAGAggtattcttttttctaATCACTAAAATAACCAGAAGCTTTTGTTCTCTGACCTTCTCGCAGTACCGAGGGCAGCTCAAAAAACGGTCCACGGAATAAGAATACCCAGGACTATAAGAGGCGCCACGGACTACTGGTCCATATGTTTACTTCCCAATTATTTATTTTTACCAATGAAAGTCGAATAGTTGGTCTTGCAAACCTACACCACCTTGGGTCACATGACTTCACTGCCAGAGGTACTCAATAAATCTTGTAGGCAAAGTGGCGACCACAGACCCACCAACGACAACATGGTATGTTCCCAATTGATGACCAAATCGAATGATTCAAGCAAGTATACTAATTCTAGACATCCATTGGTACTGGTTACGACTTATCAAACTCGGTCTTCTCTCCTGATGGCAGAAACTTCCAGGTGGAATACGCAATGAAGGCGGTTGAAAATGGCGGCACGTCCATTGGCATCAAAGCCAAGGATGGCATTGTGTTGGCGGTAGAGAAGATCGTCAACTCAAAGTTACTTGTGCCCggcaaaaataaaagaatTCAAACCATAGATAGACACATTGGAGTGGCGTACTCTGGGTTGTTGCCAGATGGGCGTCATTTTGTGAACCGTGGGCGTGATGAGGCCGAGTCTTTCAAATCGATATACAAAACTTCCGTGAGTGTTCCTCATTTGATAGACAGACTCGGTATCTACGTACAGAATTATACTTGTTACAACTCTGTGCGTCCATTCGGTGTGGTATCGATACTTGGAGGCGTTGACGAAAATGGACCTCACTTGTACATGATTGAGCCCAGCGGGACGTACTGGGGCTACACAGGTGCTGCTACGGGCAAAGGGAGACAGACAGCCAAGTCCGAGTTGGAAAAATTAGACTTCGAGAACTTAACGGTCAGAGAGGCAGTCAAACACGCAGCTAGGATCATATATCAGGCACACGAAGACAACAAGGATAAAGATTTTGAGTTGGAGATGTCATGGTGCTCGAAAGAAGAGACGAAGGGATTGCACCAATTTGTCCCTGACGACTTGTTTGAGGAGGCTGTGAAGTTTGCTAAggaggacgaggaggaggacgacgatgatgatgtcgAGATGGCCAGTTGAGGAGCTGAGGTAGACGGTGTCTAATCAATGATAACGAAAGAGTGAGAGCTCGTAGGGATAGAAAGTATATTCAGTGGGATCCCATGAAGGTACTTCATGACATGCAAGACCTGAATTCCCACTGAGCTATCCAATTGAAGAAACGTAAATGTATTTAATGATTCAGGAATCAAGCGTTCAGCAAAATAGTTCTATATCATTATCATATTTCTTCAAGCGCACATCTATACCATAACATATTGGGTGCGAAATGTAAACATCAATAGTGAAGCGTTATAGTCATCAACTTTGTGCTGAAACAGGCGAACAACAAGCATGTCCTCCATAGCTAACAAATATACACCAACTAtaattggagaagaaaggcGACCGATGGCTGAGTCGCTGCTCCCATCGACACAGCTGAGTTCATTCCTAACTGACCCATCTAGATCAGCAGTTCCCAGTAACCATACCGCAGACGAGTCCGAATTTGACGATTCAGACGAAGCTGGGGCCAATGGAAGCGTTCTACAGAAATCATTCACCCAACTGTTTTCCCGTGGCTCGCCCAACCGTGGGATCCCCGACCAGCACACTTCATCTCAACGCGATGAAAGGTTAAACAATGAAAGTAGGAGCAGCAGCCCTACAAGTAGCCATCATAGTGAGGAATTTCAAAACCTGTCGTTTATGAATGATACAAGAGCACAATTTGATTTGGCTATAAACTTGGATGATAAGAAATTTTCTCAGACAGCGAGATCACTACTGCTGTGGTTGCAGTCTAACGGAGACAAAAGAGTGTCATCTATTCGAAAAACGCCGCAATTCCATGGCCCGAAAGTACCGACATTTGTGGAGTCGTCGGCAATGCAGAAGCATGAAGATCTTGTCAAGCAGCTCACAGACTGTAAAATTCAGCTCAGGCTCTACGATAAATTCCTTCAAGACCTAATCGACAAGAAGCAGATTGACGCGGGCGACATTTCTGGCTTTCATGAGACATGGGAAGAGAGAGACCTGACTGTGGTGAAGCTTCGTCAGGAGCATGAGGAAATGACAACCCTAATTGAGGATTTATACGCAAGTCTTGAGGAAAGCCAACAGAAGTGGCAGCAAGCGGACAAGAGGGCAGAAGTGTTGCACAAATCGTTCGAGGACATAAAGGATGAAATTTCAAAGCTTTTGCTACTGGCTGGCATACTGGAAACGTTGGTGCTACATCATGACGACGCATCGTATGTTAGTCTGGCTATTCCCTTGCTCCGAAATCTTGTCGATTCTAGCGTCTCGCGTCAAAGAGTGGCTGAATTGGAAA encodes:
- the PRE10 gene encoding proteasome core particle subunit alpha 7 — encoded protein: MTSIGTGYDLSNSVFSPDGRNFQVEYAMKAVENGGTSIGIKAKDGIVLAVEKIVNSKLLVPGKNKRIQTIDRHIGVAYSGLLPDGRHFVNRGRDEAESFKSIYKTSVSVPHLIDRLGIYVQNYTCYNSVRPFGVVSILGGVDENGPHLYMIEPSGTYWGYTGAATGKGRQTAKSELEKLDFENLTVREAVKHAARIIYQAHEDNKDKDFELEMSWCSKEETKGLHQFVPDDLFEEAVKFAKEDEEEDDDDDVEMAS